The Aythya fuligula isolate bAytFul2 chromosome 7, bAytFul2.pri, whole genome shotgun sequence genome has a window encoding:
- the STOX1 gene encoding storkhead-box protein 1, producing MNPCSLPQSLPLAEEICRAISDMNADQMLVTQKTLVEQLVKSSPGIAVPSHQILYNILGALIKERKIYHTGEGYFIVTPSTYFVANDAPEGNKRVLLEDSCCSLSSISCLVNAESCADPVKENIPAVSCYRSCRCFPDQNTLSDRRYRQLMNHEAKGGAKKGCSELKPSIQTQVISASAESHSWDTIKSLTSVKEKLKCKKFGLGLFWRSTSKKEKQKKEFSTFSAQFPPKEWPVRDEDNLDNMPRDIEHEIIKRINPTLTVDNLIKHTKLMQKFEERKRSISKGISAEALSLRQKHLSKECVPKTQIRTAKHSRKTKADREKQISRSNRKSPMPEPTSPNQKLEENISLPTMTHQPLDVAEESHIIYKKQIQNPFQGLSWRHNVYAKGYRACANSQLKPRTQKQDRNSQRPRFLDSSKAFEYEAEQLVAEMQADNARQNKLLRDNLLYLEGRPDSLSESCSYPQSSTLRTDGNSKRFVESVISEDNIHRGTVKMNRGDIQKSPRSYAGDNGMCKEAAKHSVRPKDKHCRHRAAAVCELLDQTAEEFQNVSLSRCTTNVSRVKEFGVKHRQKTDKKNDLTFKYECASHPGSLKVESEGFTGKGHLPHQKACDTGSLLHVGDNSESNEPWHLVPGRASPGTRDWNKAVQKMGPALTNSQVNICSTQYNTNVNKPDSGHQGFNGCAGFAESLDGSKKHQNPDFTAESCLCSQVLLTVHRKEAESGLTERVKASAEADFCSTNEADSLLNSPCETGEAVACCALGPQTNETRNPPGKKGLVFKNTGTVLSGQNHTEGTENHSVTGDSGIDSPRWTEKKMKLPAKF from the exons GCATTGCAGTTCCCTCCCACCAAATCTTATACAACATCCTTGGTGCTCtaattaaagaaaggaaaatctatCACACAGGAGAAGGATACTTCATCGTCACCCCCAGCACCTACTTCGTTGCAAATGATGCCCCAGAAGGCAATAAAAGAGTCCTGCTGGAGGACAGTTGCTGCTCCTTGTCTTCCATCAGTTGCCTTGTAAATGCTGAGAGCTGTGCAGAcccagtgaaagaaaacattcctgCCGTATCCTGTTACAGATCCTGCCGTTGTTTCCCCGACCAGAATACGCTCAGTGACCGAAGATATCGGCAACTAATGAACCATGAAGCTAAGGGAGGAGCGaagaaaggctgcagtgagtTGAAGCCTTCAATTCAAACTCAAGTGATCTCTGCCTCTGCTGAAAGCCACTCCTGGGACACCATCAAATCCCTGACATCAGtcaaagagaaactgaaatgcaaaaaatttGGCCTTGGCCTTTTCTGGAGAAGTACTtccaaaaaagagaaacagaagaaggaGTTCTCTACCTTTTCAGCCCAGTTTCCTCCCAAGGAGTGGCCAGTCCGAGATGAAGACAACTTGGATAATATGCCACGTGATATTGAACATGAAATCATCAAGCGGATTAACCCTACCCTCACGGTTGATAACTTGATTAAGCACACAAAATTAATGCAAAAGtttgaggagaggaaaagaagtatCAGTAAAGGTATCTCTGCTGAAGCGTTAAGCCTCAGGCAAAAGCATCTTTCAAAGGAGTGTGTTCCAAAGACACAAATTagaacagcaaaacacagcaggaaaacCAAAGCAGACAGAGAGAAGCAAATTAGCAGAAGCAACAGGAAATCTCCCATGCCTGAGCCAACATCCCCAAACCAGAAACTGGAAGAGAACATTTCACTGCCTACCATGACCCACCAGCCGCTGGATGTAGCGGAGGAATCCCACATCATATATAAAAAACAGATCCAGAACCCTTTTCAGGGTCTCTCATGGAGACACAATGTTTATGCCAAAGGGTACAGAGCTTGTGCTAACAGTCAGCTGAAGCCCAGGACTCAAAAGCAGGATAGGAATTCACAAAGGCCCCGTTTCTTGGACTCCTCAAAAGCCTTTGAATATGAAGCTGAACAGTTGGTTGCTGAAATGCAGGCTGACAATGCTAGGCAAAACAAATTACTACGGGATAATCTGCTTTACTTGGAGGGAAGACCGGACAGTTTAAGTGAAAGCTGTAGTTACCCACAAAGCAGCACTTTACGAACAGACGGTAACAGTAAACGCTTTGTGGAGAGCGTTATTTCTGAAGACAacatccacagaggaacagtcaAAATGAATCGTGGGGATATCCAAAAATCCCCTCGCTCCTACGCTGGGGATAACGGTATGTgcaaagaagcagcaaagcatTCGGTACGTCCAAAAGACAAGCACTGCAGGCACAGAGCCGCCGCTGTATGCGAGTTACTGGATCAAACAGCAGAAGAGTTTCAGAATGTCAGTCTTTCACGTTGTACAACCAATGTCAGCCGGGTAAAAGAATTTGGTGTGAAACACAGACAGAAGACTGATAAAAAGAATGACCTTACGTTTAAATATGAGTGCGCCAGCCATCCTGGATCACTGAAGGTGGAAAGTGAAGGATTTACTGGTAAGGGCCATCTTCCGCACCAGAAAGCTTGTGACACTGGTAGTTTGTTGCATGTGGGCGACAATTCTGAAAGCAATGAACCATGGCACTTGGTTCCTGGCCGTGCATCTCCAGGTACAAGGGACTGGAACAAAGCTGTGCAAAAGATGGGGCCAGCTCTAACAAACTCCCAGGTTAATATTTGTTCAACGCAATACaacacaaatgtaaataaacCTGATTCTGGACACCAGGGATTTAACGGGTGTGCTGGCTTTGCAGAATCACTGGATGGCTCAAAAAAGCATCAAAACCCAGACTTtacagcagaaagctgtttgtgcAGTCAGGTTCTTCTGACAGTTCACAGAAAGGAAGCTGAAAGTGGCCTTACTGAACGTGTGAAGGCTTCAGCTGAAGCCGATTTCTGCAGCACCAACGAGGCTGACTCTTTGCTGAACTCCCCCTGTGAGACAGGAGAAGCAGTGGCGTGCTGTGCTTTGGGCCCACAAACCAACGAAACGAGAAACCCCCCGGGAAAGAAAGGTCTGGTTTTTAAGAACACGGGTACTGTGCTATCAGGGCAGAATCACACAGAGGGGACAGAAAACCACAGCGTAACAGGAGACAGTGGAATTGACTCCCCAAG ATGGACTGAAAAGAAGATGAAGCTTCCTGCCAAATTCTAA
- the LOC116491479 gene encoding nucleolar RNA helicase 2-like translates to MPEATRLCAGSGAEAGSDSPMESEAATANGRRRRKKEKKEKKAKRRDKAQKRKSQADESEQSEDELGSPKVKKAKSREKQNGDAGGESPENARLSSLPLKAARKKQPSNSSETSSGDCDSDQEQEMTEEQKEGAFSNFPISKVTVELLQARGVTYLFPVQVKTFHPVFSGKDVIAQARTGTGKTFSFAIPLIEKLQADSQEKRRGRAPKVLVLAPTRELANQVAKDFKDITRKLTVACFYGGTPYNGQIDLIRSGIDILVGTPGRIKDHLQNGKLDLSKVKHVVLDEVDQMLDMGFAEQVEDILRVAYKKDSEDNPQTLLFSATCPHWVYDVAKKYMKSKYEQIDLIGKRTQKAATTVEHLAIACHWSQRAAVIGDVIQVYSGSLGRTIVFCETKKDANELALNASIKQDCQSLHGDIPQKQREITLKGFRNGAFKVLVATNVAARGLDIPEVDLVVQSSPPKDVESYIHRSGRTGRAGRTGICICFYQRKEENQLRYVEQKAGISFKRVGVPSATDIIKASSKDAIRCLDSVPQSAIDYFKESAQLLIQEKGPVNALAAALAHISGATSIEQRSLLNSDAGFVTMILRCSEEINNMSYAWRKLREQLGDDVDRKVNRMCFIKGRMGVCFDIPVADQKEIEGKWEDSKQCRLCVANELPELEETQRGGGGNSRSFSGSRNGGRRGGSGRNRFRGRGQKRSYDRAFDR, encoded by the exons ATGCCCGAGGCCACCCGGCTGTGCGCCGGCAGCGGGGCGGAGGCGGGCTCCGACAGCCCCATGGAGAGCGAGGCGGCCACGGCCAACGGCCGGCGGCGGCGCAAG aaggagaagaaagagaagaaagccaAGCGGCGCGACAAGGCTCAGAAGAGGAAATCGCAGGCGGATGAGAGCGAGCAGTCAGAGGATGAGCTCGGTTCGCCCAAAGtcaagaaagcaaagagcagagagaagcaaaacGGTGATGCCGGAGGAGAGAGCCCGGAGAATGCCAGGTTGTCTTCCCTCCCCCTTAAGGCTGCCCGCAAAAAGCAGCCCAGTAATTCCAGCGAAACGTCAAGTGGGGACTGTGACAGCGACCAAGAGCAG GAGATGACTGAAGAGCAGAAGGAGGGTGCTTTCTCCAATTTCCCTATTTCCAAAGTGACTGTTGAGCTTCTGCAAG CTCGAGGAGTGACGTACCTGTTCCCTGTGCAAGTGAAGACCTTCCACCCAGTGTTTTCTGGCAAAGATGTAATTGCTCAAGCACGAACTGGAACAGGGAAGACATTCTCTTTTGCTATTCCCTTAATTGAAAAGCTTCAGGCAGACTcgcaggaaaaaagaagaggcCGTGCACCGAAG GTACTGGTTCTTGCTCCAACAAGAGAGCTGGCAAACCAGGTTGCCAAAGATTTCAAGGACATAACGAGAAAGCTCACGGTAGCTTGTTTTTATGGAGGAACTCCATATAATGGACAGA TTGATCTCATTAGAAGTGGAATTGACATTTTGGTTGGGACACCTGGTCGAATCAAAGACCATCTTCAGAATGGCAAGTTGGACCTCAGCAAGGTGAAACATGTTGTCCTTGATGAAGTTGACCAGATGTTGGACATGGGATTTGCTGAGCAAGTGGAAGACATTTTGCGAGTTGCGTACAAGAAAG attctgAAGACAATCCCCAGACGCTACTGTTTTCTGCAACTTGCCCACATTGGGTGTATGATGTGGCTAAGAAATACATGAAGTCTAAATATGAGCAGATTGACCTAATTGGGAAAAGAACTCAGAAGGCTGCTACAACAGTAGAA CATTTGGCTATAGCGTGCCACTGGTCTCAGAGAGCTGCAGTTATTGGAGATGTCATTCAGGTCTACAGTGGCAGCCTCGGGAGGACCATTGTCTTTTGTGAGACCAAAAAGGATGCGAATGAACTGGCTCTGAATGCTTCCATCAAACAG gattgCCAGTCATTACATGGTGACATTCCTCAGAAGCAAAGGGAGATCACGCTGAAAGGTTTTAGAAACGGTGCCTTTAAGGTTCTGGTTGCAACCAATGTAGCTGCCCGGGGTTTAGATATCCCTGAAGTTGACCTGGTTGTACAAAGTTCACCACCAAAG gatgTGGAGTCCTACATCCATCGCTCTGGACGCACAGGACGAGCTGGCCGGACTGGGATCTGTATCTGTTTTTATCAAcgaaaggaagaaaatcagttaAGATACGTGGAACAAAAAGCG GGCATTTCATTCAAGCGTGTTGGTGTTCCTTCTGCAACAGATATAATAAAAGCTTCCAGCAAGGATGCTATCAG aTGTCTGGATTCTGTTCCGCAAAGCGCTATTGATTATTTCAAAGAATCTGCTCAGTTGCTGATACAAGAAAAGGGACCAGTTAAtgctctggctgcagctctAGCACATATTTCAGGTGCTACTTCAATTGAACAGCGCTCCCTGCTGAACTCGGATGCT GGATTTGTTACAATGATACTGCGCTGctctgaagaaataaacaacatGAGCTATGCTTGGCGGAAACTTCGAGAACAGCTTGGTGATGATGTTGATAGGAAGGTGAACAGAATGTGCTTCATCAAGGGAAGAATG gGTGTTTGCTTTGATATTCCTGTGGCAGACCAAAAGGAAATAGAG GGAAAATGGGAAGACTCAAAACAGTGCCGTTTGTGTGTGGCGAATGAATTACCTGAGTTAGAAGAAAcgcagcgaggaggaggaggaaacagCAGAAGCTTCTCCGGCTCCAGGAatggggggcggcggggcggctcTGGAAGAAACAGATTCAGAGGCAGAGGCCAGAAGCGGAGTTACGACAGAGCCTTTGATCGTTAA
- the LOC116491258 gene encoding nucleolar RNA helicase 2-like gives MFILGEKEEKAGVVSFLSHLPSQPCDTSARVPEDGCRIQTSSLAHRIMRRRASRRAVRAEGAGGAGLWGRMGGVWGRAARLGVPAASRAAAPSCGRRRGLCWAAAGRPGPLLLVAAAAALPRVWAPPFLRAGAGRGSWCCPAGARSSAELCGERPAAMPAAGPAASPGEPQAPAAAEPLRRGRRRKAKGESAEKKPKRREKLKRRGQAEGDQAQPEESGLGDGELQPPLPKKAKKRLKSSGGAEESGTVGLGKPSSALRDGEAAQSVANDEVDGEHDGDSEELTEEAREGAFSNFPLSKNTINLLKARGVTYLFPVQAKTFQPIYDGKDLIAQARTGTGKTFSFAIPLIEKLQSVTQDERRGRSPKVLVLVPTRELAIQVARDFKNLTKKLSVACFYGGTPYKAQFDLLKIGIDILVGTPGRINDHIQNSKLDLSNVKHVVLDEVDHMLDMGFAEQVEEILGFAYKKGSENNPQTLLFSATCPHWVYDVAKKYMKDEYEQIDLIGKKTQRTATTVEHLAIQCRSSQRAEVLGDIIQVYSGSRGRTIIFCETKKEANELALNSSLKQDAQSLHGDIPQKQREVTLKGFRNGVFEVMIATNVAARGLDIPEVDLVIQCSPPKDVDSYIHRSGRTGRAGRTGICICFYQRREEDLLKQVEQKAGITFKRIGVPSATDIIKASSNDAKKCIEAIPPFAIDYFRQSARELIAEKGAVDALAAALAHICGASSIQQRSFLNSTAGYVTMVLKCSIEMRSMSYAWRGLKEQLGEEIDDKISAMRFLKGKMGVCFDIPVNELNHIQERWQDTRRWQLAVAKELPELEEQPQEGSRGPSRFGDGGFRRNGKFNGGSWGRRFNKSSD, from the exons ATGttcattttgggggaaaaagaagaaaaagcaggtgttgtttcctttctttcGCATTTGCCATCCCAGCCGTGTGACACCTCAGCCCGTGTTCCGGAGGACGGCTGTCGCATCCAAACCTCTAGCCTGGCTCACCGTATAAT GCGCCGCCGGGCGTCCCGGCGGGCGGTGCGGGCGGAAGGGGCGGGCGGCGCCGGGCTGTGGGGCCGCATGGGCGGCGTGTGGGGCCGCGCTGCCCGCCTCGGCGTCCCCGCAGCCTCCCGGGCGGCGGCTCCGAGctgcggccggcggcgggggctgtgctgggcggCCGCGGGCCGGCCGGGcccgctgctgctggtggcggcggcggcggcgctgccccggGTCTGGGCGCCTCCCTTCCTGCGcgccggggcggggcgcggctCTTGGTGCTGCCCCGCTGGAGCCCGATCCAGCGCCGAGCTGTGCGGGGAGCGCCCCGCAGCCATGCCCGCCGCCGGTCCTGCCgccagccccggggagccgcaGGCGCCTGCGGCCGCCGAGCCGCTCCGCAGAGGCCGCAGGAGGAAGGCGAag GGTGAGAGCGCCGAGAAGAAGCCGAAGCGCCGGGAGAAGCTGAAGCGCCGCGGCCAGGCTGAGGGCGACCAGGCGCAGCCTGAGGAGAGCGGGCTGGGCGATGgcgagctgcagccccccctgCCCAAGAAGGCGAAGAAGCGGCTGAAGAGCAGCGGTGGGGCTGAGGAGAGCGGCACCGTGGGGCTGGGCAAGCCTTCCTCGGCTCTGAGGGATGGCGAGGCAGCACAGAGCGTGGCCAACGACGAGGTGGATGGAGAGCACGACGGCGACTCCGAG GAGCTGACAGAGGAAGCAAGAGAAGGTGCTTTCTCCAATTTTCCTCTCTCCAAAAACACCATCAACCTTCTCAAAG CTCGAGGTGTGACGTACCTGTTCCCTGTGCAAGCGAAGACTTTTCAGCCCATATATGACGGCAAAGACCTAATTGCTCAAGCTCGGACGGGAACCGggaaaaccttttcttttgctattcCGCTGATTGAAAAACTTCAGAGCGTCACACAAGATGAGAGAAGAGGACGTTCACCAAAA gtGTTGGTTCTCGTCCCAACAAGGGAACTGGCCATTCAGGTAGCCAGAGACTTCAAGAATCTCACAAAGAAACTGTCAGTGGCTTGTTTTTATGGAGGAACTCCATATAAAGCACAGT TTGATCTCCTTAAAATTGGCATTGATATTCTAGTGGGAACTCCTGGGCGGATCAACGACCACATTCAGAATAGCAAGCTGGACCTTTCCAACGTGAAGCATGTTGTTTTAGATGAAGTTGATCACATGTTAGACATGGGCTTTGCCGAGCAAGTAGAAGAAATCTTAGGATTTGCTTATAAAAAAG GTTCTGAGAACAACCCTCAGACGCTGCTGTTTTCTGCAACTTGTCCGCACTGGGTGTACGATGTTGCaaagaaatacatgaaagaTGAATATGAACAGATCGACCTGATTGGCAAGAAGACCCAGAGGACTGCCACCACTGTGGAA CACTTGGCTATACAGTGTCGTTCATCTCAGAGAGCAGAAGTTCTTGGCGATATCATTCAAGTCTACAGTGGGAGCCGTGGGCGAACTATCATCTTCTGTGAGACCAAAAAGGAGGCAAACGAGTTGGCTTTGAATTCTTCTCTCAAGCAG GATGCCCAGTCATTGCATGGTGACATTCCACAGAAACAGAGGGAAGTTACCTTAAAGGGCTTCAGAAATGGTGTGTTTGAAGTTATGATTGCAACCAATGTAGCTGCCCGTGGTTTGGATATTCCTGAAGTTGACCTGGTTATACAGTGCTCACCACCAAAA GATGTTGATTCCTACATCCATCGTTCTGGACGCACGGGTCGAGCTGGCCGGACTGGGATCTGTATTTGTTTCtatcagagaagagaagaagacCTGCTGAAACAGGTTGAGCAGAAAGCG GGGATTACGTTTAAGCGGATAGGTGTTCCCTCTGCTACAGATATAATTAAAGCGTCGAGTAATGATGCCAAAAA GTGTATAGAGGCCATTCCTCCTTTTGCAATAGACTACTTCAGGCAGTCGGCTCGAGAGCTCATAGCGGAAAAAGGAGCGGTTGatgccctggcagcagctctggcccaCATTTGTGGAGCATCTTCCATACAGCAGCGCTCCTTTCTCAACTCAACTGCG GGCTATGTGACCATGGTGTTAAAGTGCTCAATAGAAATGCGTTCCATGAGTTACGCCTGGAGAGGACTAAAAGAACAGCTTGGTGAAGAGATAGATGACAAAATATCTGCAATGCGCTTCCTTAAGGGGAAGATG GGGGTGTGCTTTGATATCCCTGTTAACGAACTGAATCACATACAG GAGCGGTGGCAGGACACCCGGCGCTGGCAGCTGGCGGTGGCGAAGGAGCTGCccgagctggaggagcagccccaggaggggAGCCGGGGACCCTCCAGGTTCGGGGACGGCGGCTTCAGGCGCAACGGCAAGTTTAACGGCGGGAGCTGGGGACGGCGCTTCAACAAGTCCTCCGATTAA
- the KIFBP gene encoding KIF-binding protein: MAAAGGWWAEACEKFRSARTLSAVESRKDPESEPYRSKYSARALLQEVKQQLSAAEEGGEARLLAVRRAVLEYELGVNHTDTEELSAGEEHLQRCTQLLQPHRLSPDCVSLYIQAQNNLGILWSERDEIKTAQTYLESAEALYNQYMKEDGNPPLDPSEHFMSEEEKLTDQERSKRFEKAYTHTLYYLAQIYQHLEMTEKAAQYCHTTLKRQLEYCGYYPVEWALNAATLSQYYLSKQCFMESRHCLAAASVIFSQAGQVPSAEDNENEQDQQDLRQRKAEIARCWIKYCLNLLQSARKLLEDDIGEMDLFKQMQLKAQRRIEEDENENDRKKAVLFGTSDICDSVLAMEEKVSSVYPLDFQEAREIFLVGQNYVQEAKEFFQVDGYVTDHIEIVQDHSALFKVLAFFEEDYERRCKMHKRRIDMLEPIYADLNPQYYLLISRQLQFELAETYYEMMDLKVSIGNRLEGLDSHTIKKVNSLAQLAIKYYELFLDSLRDPDKVFPEELDEDVLRPAMVAKFHIARLYSKLITSDSKKQLENMQTSLEYYTFLIDYCEKHPDAVRVVETELELSKEMVGLLPARMERLRAKLGPFV; this comes from the exons atggcggcggcgggcggctggTGGGCCGAGGCCTGCGAGAAGTTCCGCAGCGCCCGCACCCTGTCGGCCGTGGAGTCGCGCAAGGACCCGGAGAGCGAGCCCTACCGCTCCAAGTACAGCGCCCGGgcgctgctgcaggaggtgaagcagcagctgagcgCCGCCGAGGAGGGAGGCGAGGCGCGGCTGCTGGCCGTGAGGCGCGCCGTGCTGGAGTACGAGCTGGGCGTCAACCACACCGACACCGAGGAGCTGTCGGCCGGCGAGGAGCACCTGCAGCGCTGCacgcagctcctgcagccgcaccGCCTCTCCCCGGACTGCGTCTCCCTCTACATCCAGGCCCAG aaCAATCTAGGTATCCTGTGGTCTGAAAGGGATGAAATTAAAACTGCACAAACTTACCTGGAATCTGCCGAAGCCTTGTATAATCAATACATGAAAGAG GATGGAAATCCTCCCCTGGATCCCAGTGAACATTTCAtgtcagaagaagaaaaactcaCAGACCAAGAAAGATCAAAAAG atttgaaaaaGCCTATACCCATACGCTGTATTATCTGGCCCAAATCTACCAACACCTAGAGATGACTGAGAAGGCTGCTCAGTATTGCCATACTACTCTGAAACGACAGCTTGAGTACTGTGGCTATTACCCCGTGGAATGGGCACTCAATGCTGCTACGCTGTCACAGTACTATCTCTCTAAG cAATGCTTCATGGAGTCCCGACATTGTTTAGCAGCAGCCAGTGTCATCTTTAGCCAAGCTGGCCAGGTGCCATCTGCTGAAGACA ATGAAAATGAGCAAGACCAGCAGGACCTTCgacagagaaaagctgaaattgCAAGGTGCTGGATTAAGTATTGCTTGAATCTTCTGCAGAGTGCTCGGAAATTACTTGAG GATGACATTGGAGAGATGGATTTATTCAAGCAAATGCAACTTAAAGCCCAAAGGAGAATAGAGGAAGATGAGAACGAGAACGACAGGAAAAAAGCTGTCCTTTTTGGGACGAGCGATATATGTGACTCTGTCTTAGCCATGGAAGAGAAAGTGAGCAGCGTGTATCCGTTAGATTTTCAGGAAGCCAGGGAGATATTTCTAGTGGGTCAGAACTATGTTCAGGAAGCAAAAGAGTTCTTCCAGGTTGATGGTTATGTTACTGACCATATTGAGATTGTTCAGGATCACAGTGCGTTGTTTAAGGTCCTTGCTTTCTTCGAAGAAGACTATGAGAGACGCTGCAAAATGCACAAGCGTAGGATAGACATGCTGGAGCCGATATACGCAGACTTGAACCCGCAGTACTACCTGTTGATCAGTAGGCAGCTTCAGTTTGAACTAGCCGAGACCTATTACGAGATGATGGATTTAAAGGTATCTATTGGTAACAGGTTAGAGGGGCTTGACTCCCACACGATAAAAAAAGTGAATTCCTTGGCTCAGTTAGCAATCAAGTATTACGAACTCTTCTTAGATTCTTTGAGGGACCCAGATAAGGTGTTTCCTGAGGAGCTCGACGAAGATGTTCTCCGCCCTGCAATGGTGGCTAAATTTCATATCGCGCGGCTCTATAGTAAGCTTATTACTTCAGATAGCAAAAAGCAACTGGAAAATATGCAGACATCATTAGAATATTACACATTTCTGATAGACTATTGCGAGAAGCACCCAGATGCTGTCCGGGTTGTTGAGACTGAACTAGAGCTCAGTAAGGAGATGGTGGGCCTTCTTCCAGCAAGAatggagaggctgagagcaAAACTGGGGCCATTTGTATAA